A genomic region of uncultured Roseibium sp. contains the following coding sequences:
- a CDS encoding DUF2336 domain-containing protein yields MRQSQRKKLQQSQSKSPRDNGSARPGNRNILLPATEIFVGRQKHDIEEKRIFLELARNLLPGANIEDSRHISTLLAGHPEIPDDLQEMLARHGDPATAAPAMRYSPRLPVDLLITAAENGPEILRTAVASRPSLRESVISALCNHAEASAIGILLEREDITLSTTHKAKLCRRSEIIAALGLELAGQDALSPDGLMGQFLYLPAPLKKQAIAAAEMTSLVKQAQTPGGTMPQRPEVNRLRIQEALVTEALRQNKRRFATLLSQGLGLSKSSCELLLQRDQAEGLTIALKALGLPEFQTTTILVRMLGEDTPLHDMRGLLRMHRTLSHGAAEALVGQWLLHDQGDQKPSLRHSSQYQEAAGRKPAHKKTFAKRGVDVRKKSAS; encoded by the coding sequence ATGCGACAGAGCCAACGTAAAAAACTTCAGCAATCTCAATCGAAGTCTCCCCGTGACAACGGTTCTGCGCGCCCGGGAAACAGGAATATCCTGCTTCCGGCAACCGAGATATTTGTCGGCCGGCAGAAGCATGACATTGAAGAAAAACGGATTTTTCTGGAACTCGCACGCAATCTTCTGCCGGGTGCAAACATTGAAGACAGCCGTCATATTTCGACGCTGCTGGCCGGTCATCCCGAAATACCTGATGATTTGCAGGAGATGCTGGCACGACACGGGGACCCTGCGACGGCTGCACCGGCGATGCGTTACAGCCCGCGCCTTCCTGTGGATCTTCTGATCACGGCTGCGGAAAACGGACCCGAAATCCTGCGAACGGCAGTCGCCTCACGGCCTTCGCTTCGCGAATCGGTGATTTCGGCCCTGTGCAATCACGCCGAAGCCAGCGCGATCGGCATCCTTCTTGAGCGCGAAGACATAACCCTGAGCACGACCCACAAGGCCAAGCTCTGCCGGAGAAGCGAGATCATCGCCGCGCTCGGGCTCGAACTGGCCGGACAGGACGCTCTCAGTCCCGATGGCCTCATGGGCCAGTTCCTTTATCTGCCAGCTCCCTTGAAAAAGCAGGCGATCGCCGCCGCTGAAATGACCAGCCTCGTGAAACAGGCTCAAACACCGGGTGGAACCATGCCGCAACGTCCAGAAGTGAACCGTCTCCGCATTCAGGAGGCACTCGTCACCGAAGCGCTTCGTCAGAACAAGCGCCGCTTCGCAACCCTTCTCAGCCAGGGTCTGGGATTGTCGAAGTCCAGCTGCGAACTGCTGCTGCAACGGGATCAGGCAGAGGGACTGACGATAGCCTTGAAAGCTCTCGGCCTTCCCGAGTTTCAGACAACGACGATCCTGGTACGGATGCTGGGTGAAGACACGCCCCTTCATGATATGCGGGGTCTGCTGCGCATGCACCGGACCTTGAGTCACGGGGCTGCGGAGGCGCTCGTCGGTCAGTGGCTGCTGCACGATCAGGGCGATCAGAAACCGTCTCTGCGTCACTCCTCGCAGTATCAGGAAGCCGCCGGCAGGAAACCGGCCCACAAGAAGACGTTCGCAAAACGCGGCGTCGATGTCAGAAAGAAATCCGCGTCCTAG